A single window of Mycobacterium sp. ITM-2016-00318 DNA harbors:
- a CDS encoding TetR/AcrR family transcriptional regulator → MKDAAVEDDNSTRQRILAATAEVLGRNGMTKLSLSEVALQAGVSRPTLYRWFASKRDLLDGFVVWERKYYERAVADATAGLPAGEKLDAALRVIVEYQQSYPGLRMIDIEPAQVIRRLARAIPLMRDRLERLAQGPDAALAVATAVRVAVSHYLVRSDDDDQFLAQLRHAAGVKHAAT, encoded by the coding sequence ATGAAGGACGCGGCGGTCGAGGACGACAACTCGACGCGTCAACGGATCCTCGCCGCGACCGCTGAGGTGCTGGGCCGCAACGGCATGACGAAGTTGAGCCTGTCAGAGGTGGCGCTGCAGGCAGGTGTTTCACGGCCGACCCTCTATCGCTGGTTCGCGTCGAAGCGGGATCTGCTCGACGGCTTCGTGGTCTGGGAACGCAAGTACTACGAACGCGCCGTCGCCGACGCGACCGCAGGACTGCCTGCAGGCGAAAAGCTCGATGCCGCGCTGCGCGTCATCGTCGAGTACCAGCAGTCCTATCCCGGCCTGCGGATGATCGACATCGAACCGGCACAGGTCATCCGGCGACTGGCCCGTGCCATCCCGCTGATGCGCGATCGCCTCGAGCGTCTCGCGCAGGGGCCCGACGCCGCGCTCGCGGTGGCGACAGCAGTCCGAGTCGCGGTGTCGCACTACCTGGTTCGCAGCGATGACGACGACCAGTTCCTCGCACAACTACGCCATGCCGCTGGCGTCAAGCACGCCGCGACCTGA
- a CDS encoding ferredoxin, whose translation MRVEVDLDRCTGHGICESIAEDVFEVQDDGTVRIEGDERPESDRDRMQGAVTQCPAAALRLVD comes from the coding sequence ATGCGGGTCGAAGTGGACCTCGACAGGTGCACGGGACACGGCATCTGCGAATCGATCGCCGAGGACGTGTTCGAGGTGCAGGACGACGGCACGGTGCGCATCGAGGGGGATGAGCGGCCCGAGTCCGACCGCGACCGCATGCAGGGGGCCGTAACGCAGTGTCCCGCTGCGGCCCTGCGCCTGGTGGATTGA
- a CDS encoding thioesterase family protein, with protein sequence MSDSYYELVDENDPQGERFVATDLVRSTWTAAIQHGAPVSALLTRALERCEARDDTRLSRVLVDLLGPVPAEGDIWVRAQRERSGKQIELISAEMLGVGPDGQPRPVARASGWRLQKLDTTGLLQAPAPALRPVAEAWSRDLKKDWDRNYVHSLDWRWLTEPLNEGPRESWIKPEVDLVKGENMTALERLFAVADCANGIGSKLDIRKWMFMNTDLVAHVHRIPDGEWIGVRAETSYGPDGIGTTIGTLFDEAGAIGAIQQSVLMRPMPGR encoded by the coding sequence ATGAGTGACTCGTACTACGAGCTTGTCGACGAAAACGACCCGCAGGGCGAAAGATTCGTCGCGACCGACCTGGTGCGCAGCACGTGGACGGCCGCGATCCAGCACGGCGCACCGGTCTCGGCCCTGTTGACCCGCGCGTTGGAACGCTGCGAGGCGCGCGACGACACCCGTCTCAGCCGGGTGCTGGTCGACCTGTTGGGGCCCGTGCCCGCCGAAGGCGACATCTGGGTGCGTGCGCAGCGGGAGCGGTCCGGCAAGCAGATCGAGCTGATCAGCGCCGAGATGTTGGGAGTAGGACCCGACGGTCAGCCGCGTCCTGTCGCCAGGGCGAGCGGATGGCGGCTGCAGAAGCTCGACACCACTGGCCTCCTGCAGGCCCCTGCTCCCGCGCTGCGACCCGTCGCCGAAGCGTGGAGCCGCGACCTGAAGAAGGACTGGGATCGCAACTACGTGCACAGCCTAGATTGGCGATGGCTGACCGAGCCGCTGAACGAGGGACCCCGCGAATCATGGATCAAGCCGGAGGTCGATCTGGTCAAGGGCGAGAACATGACCGCGCTCGAGCGGCTGTTTGCGGTCGCCGACTGCGCCAACGGGATCGGGTCCAAGCTCGACATCCGGAAGTGGATGTTCATGAACACCGATCTGGTTGCGCATGTGCACCGGATTCCCGATGGGGAGTGGATCGGCGTTCGCGCCGAAACCAGCTATGGCCCCGACGGTATCGGCACCACTATCGGCACGCTTTTCGACGAGGCGGGCGCCATCGGAGCGATCCAGCAGTCCGTGCTGATGCGCCCCATGCCCGGCCGTTAG
- a CDS encoding SMP-30/gluconolactonase/LRE family protein — translation MSLTPLANGFCFGEGPRWFEGLLWFSDMLGEAVHTVDLQGDLTTLPLVGHAPSGLGFRPDGSLLIASTENRTLLRYDGESVDAVADLSDIVPASIGDMVVDEHGRAYIGSQAFEGGVIVRVDPDNAVSVVAEDLDFPNGMVITPDGSTLIVAESVGRRLTAFAVGGDGSLSDRRVFADGLDGPPDGITLDAEGGVWAAMTLAHQFERIIEGGTVTDRIDIGDRTAIACTLGGPERRTLFLLSSTDAYPQRLLGTKLSRLDVTAVDIPGAGLP, via the coding sequence ATGAGCCTCACGCCCCTGGCGAACGGATTCTGCTTCGGGGAGGGCCCCCGCTGGTTCGAGGGGCTGCTGTGGTTCTCCGACATGCTCGGCGAGGCGGTGCACACCGTCGACCTGCAGGGTGATCTGACCACGCTGCCCCTTGTCGGACATGCCCCGTCGGGGCTGGGGTTTCGGCCCGACGGGTCGCTGCTGATCGCCTCCACCGAGAACCGCACACTGCTGCGCTATGACGGCGAGAGCGTGGACGCCGTCGCCGACCTGTCCGACATCGTGCCCGCGAGCATCGGCGACATGGTCGTCGATGAGCATGGCCGCGCCTACATCGGCTCGCAGGCGTTCGAAGGCGGCGTCATCGTGCGGGTGGACCCCGACAACGCTGTCAGCGTCGTGGCAGAGGACCTCGACTTCCCGAACGGGATGGTCATCACGCCGGACGGATCGACGCTGATCGTCGCCGAGTCGGTCGGCAGGCGTCTGACCGCGTTCGCTGTCGGCGGCGACGGATCGCTTTCGGATCGGCGGGTCTTCGCCGACGGGCTCGACGGGCCGCCCGACGGCATCACGCTCGACGCAGAAGGCGGCGTATGGGCGGCGATGACGCTGGCCCACCAGTTCGAGCGAATCATTGAGGGCGGCACGGTGACCGATCGCATCGACATCGGTGACCGCACTGCGATCGCCTGCACGCTCGGTGGACCGGAGCGCCGCACGCTGTTCCTGCTGTCGAGTACCGATGCCTATCCCCAACGGCTTCTCGGGACGAAACTGTCGCGACTCGATGTGACCGCCGTCGACATCCCAGGAGCCGGCCTGCCATGA
- a CDS encoding NIPSNAP family protein, with amino-acid sequence MKKYHSHTLMYLHETIDLGSGRSEQFTADERSREDIFTQVFSDVYQPMMEELGARLFAIWGTTPFNGHWPQVTVVWEIDAFADYARIGRAQSRGGSHEAPFGTWRAFLSETGARGEGRIMYAGRSNNTLAQLKDAGFSAGLVIQEIMQTKPGRQDDYIRELERLYVPWSESTGKMWLGSFITTFRFNEVIHYWALEGDWACFENHYPSWKDSPPAEIVTWMSVAPALRDGWEDSILQALPPSPLQ; translated from the coding sequence ATGAAGAAGTATCACAGCCATACCCTCATGTACCTGCACGAGACCATCGATCTCGGCTCCGGGCGCAGCGAGCAGTTCACCGCCGACGAGCGCTCGCGCGAAGACATATTCACCCAGGTTTTCAGCGACGTCTACCAGCCGATGATGGAAGAGCTCGGCGCGCGGCTGTTCGCGATCTGGGGGACGACACCGTTCAACGGGCACTGGCCGCAGGTGACTGTCGTCTGGGAGATCGACGCGTTCGCCGACTATGCGCGGATCGGTCGGGCGCAGTCACGAGGCGGCAGTCACGAGGCACCGTTCGGCACGTGGCGTGCGTTCCTGTCGGAGACCGGAGCCCGCGGCGAGGGCCGCATCATGTACGCGGGCAGGAGTAACAACACGCTGGCGCAGCTGAAGGACGCGGGCTTCAGTGCTGGCCTCGTCATCCAGGAGATCATGCAGACCAAGCCTGGACGCCAGGACGACTACATCCGCGAGTTGGAGCGGCTGTATGTCCCGTGGTCGGAGAGCACCGGCAAGATGTGGCTCGGCTCGTTCATCACGACCTTCCGGTTCAACGAGGTCATTCACTACTGGGCGCTCGAGGGCGACTGGGCGTGCTTCGAAAACCACTACCCGTCTTGGAAAGACAGTCCGCCCGCCGAGATCGTCACCTGGATGAGCGTCGCGCCCGCACTTCGCGACGGATGGGAGGACTCGATCCTGCAGGCGCTACCCCCATCACCGCTGCAATGA
- a CDS encoding cytochrome P450 produces the protein MNTPVRQQFSYDPFDPAVMADPLPYYRILRDHHPVYYIEKWDTYALSRFSDIWEVLEINDGTFVASEGTLPAATVLAAHNDGPVADPPLHPMPFHANFDSPIYDSVRRCTSVPFRPRSVAKLADRIRTLANERLDELLPRGTFDLTQEYGGIVAASVVCELLGLPVDLAADILATVNAGSLAQPGSGVEVANARPGYLEYLVPIVQRSRSGGGDDLPIAANLVDYRLPDGSPLSDIEAATQMLGVFIGGTETVPKIVAHGLWELGLRSDQMAAVRADLNAGVPKVREEMIRYCAPAQWFARTVRKPFTVGDTTIQPGQRIIMLLASANRDEREYPDPDAFIWDRTIERLLAFGRGQHFCLGVHLARLEITVMVTEWLKRVPDFRVLRDSASRPPSSFQWGWNRVPVDVQVEGG, from the coding sequence ATGAACACGCCCGTGCGCCAACAGTTCTCATACGACCCTTTCGATCCTGCGGTGATGGCCGACCCGCTGCCGTATTACCGCATCCTGCGCGACCACCACCCGGTTTACTACATCGAGAAGTGGGACACATACGCCTTGTCGCGGTTCTCCGACATCTGGGAGGTGCTGGAGATCAACGACGGAACCTTCGTCGCATCGGAGGGGACACTGCCCGCCGCAACGGTTCTGGCTGCTCACAATGACGGCCCGGTGGCCGATCCGCCGCTGCATCCCATGCCGTTTCACGCGAACTTCGACAGCCCGATCTACGACAGCGTTCGGCGGTGCACTTCTGTTCCGTTCCGTCCGAGATCTGTCGCCAAGCTCGCCGACCGCATTCGTACGCTGGCCAACGAGCGCCTCGACGAACTGCTGCCGCGCGGAACCTTCGACCTCACCCAGGAGTACGGAGGCATTGTCGCCGCATCGGTGGTGTGCGAATTGCTCGGCCTTCCGGTCGATCTCGCCGCCGACATACTGGCCACCGTCAACGCGGGCAGCCTCGCCCAGCCCGGAAGCGGAGTCGAGGTGGCCAACGCCCGACCCGGATACCTTGAGTATCTGGTGCCGATTGTGCAGCGCAGCCGAAGCGGTGGCGGTGACGACCTCCCGATCGCCGCCAACCTCGTCGACTACCGGTTGCCTGACGGCTCCCCGTTGTCCGACATCGAGGCGGCCACCCAGATGCTCGGCGTCTTCATCGGCGGCACCGAAACCGTGCCGAAGATCGTCGCGCACGGCCTGTGGGAGTTGGGCCTGCGGTCCGACCAGATGGCCGCCGTCCGTGCTGATCTGAACGCAGGAGTACCGAAGGTGCGGGAAGAGATGATCCGCTACTGCGCGCCCGCCCAATGGTTCGCCCGCACCGTCCGCAAACCGTTCACCGTTGGCGACACCACCATCCAACCGGGTCAACGAATCATCATGCTGCTCGCTTCGGCCAACCGCGATGAGCGCGAGTACCCCGATCCGGACGCATTCATCTGGGATCGAACGATCGAGCGACTCTTGGCATTCGGCCGCGGACAGCACTTCTGTCTCGGCGTGCACCTGGCCCGGCTCGAAATCACGGTCATGGTGACCGAGTGGCTCAAACGGGTGCCCGACTTTCGGGTCCTGCGTGACTCGGCGTCGCGGCCGCCGTCGAGCTTCCAGTGGGGCTGGAACCGTGTTCCCGTCGACGTCCAGGTGGAGGGCGGCTGA
- a CDS encoding zinc-binding dehydrogenase, whose protein sequence is MWSYRLVAPYTLERTDIPEKTPESLADGQVLVRFMAAGVCGSDLPGFRGAKGRLPGDVGTSAAEMDGFPIHEIVGEVVAGRHSSHEIGDRVVGWASGFDGLMEYITADGDGLAPFDPSLSPQHAVALQPLACVLYAIEQLPELSGRHVAVIGQGSIGLLFSYAVKAAGARRVTGVDPIDRDRVAKEFGVDTVVRATSDRWVSHLDAHDKPDIVIEAVGHQVATLGHAIEAAAFGGTVFYFGVADDDSYPISMRTMLRNNLTLKSGVTVDRRRMLNAAGEFARDHPELLSAYVTHTFSVDDVQQAFELASRPAPDRIKIALVR, encoded by the coding sequence GTGTGGTCGTATCGGCTGGTGGCCCCGTACACCCTTGAGCGGACCGACATTCCGGAGAAGACGCCGGAGTCGCTCGCCGACGGTCAGGTGCTCGTCCGGTTCATGGCGGCGGGGGTGTGCGGCAGCGACCTTCCCGGCTTCCGCGGTGCCAAGGGTCGGCTTCCCGGCGATGTGGGAACGAGCGCGGCCGAAATGGACGGCTTCCCGATTCACGAGATCGTCGGGGAAGTCGTCGCCGGCAGGCACAGCAGCCACGAGATCGGCGACCGCGTCGTCGGGTGGGCATCAGGCTTCGACGGGTTGATGGAGTACATCACCGCCGACGGTGACGGCCTTGCGCCGTTCGACCCGTCGTTGTCGCCACAGCATGCGGTGGCGCTGCAACCGCTGGCATGCGTGCTGTATGCGATCGAACAGCTTCCGGAGCTGTCGGGACGCCACGTCGCCGTAATCGGCCAGGGCTCGATCGGTCTGCTGTTCTCCTATGCGGTCAAGGCCGCAGGAGCGCGGCGTGTCACCGGGGTGGATCCGATCGACCGCGACCGCGTCGCCAAGGAGTTCGGTGTGGACACCGTCGTCCGCGCCACGAGCGACCGGTGGGTCAGCCACCTCGATGCGCACGACAAGCCCGACATCGTGATCGAAGCCGTCGGTCATCAGGTCGCCACGCTCGGCCACGCGATCGAAGCGGCCGCGTTCGGGGGCACCGTCTTCTACTTCGGTGTCGCCGACGACGACAGCTACCCGATCAGCATGCGCACCATGCTGCGGAACAACCTGACGCTGAAATCCGGTGTGACAGTCGACCGTCGCCGCATGCTGAATGCCGCAGGCGAGTTCGCGCGTGACCATCCGGAGTTACTCTCCGCGTATGTCACTCACACGTTCAGCGTCGACGACGTACAGCAGGCTTTCGAGCTGGCGAGCAGGCCGGCACCGGACCGCATCAAGATAGCGCTGGTTCGATGA
- a CDS encoding HpcH/HpaI aldolase/citrate lyase family protein, giving the protein MMRSRLQEALAAKERIFGGWVVGPTNIGPEEFAAAGYDYVGIDIQHGYLDDVDVALLLRRLEHVPIATAVRLPSADPAPIGRVLDAGADAVIIAMVESPEQAAAAVAATRYAPEGVRSFGPLRASLGVDPADHEARTSVFAMIETAKGLAALDDICAVPGLTGVYVGPADLAMSLGHRPAESLTTPAVLDAVARIRSAVSDAGLVPAIHANAGKPGKAMADMGFRMISLASESQALRRGAAEHLEEAQ; this is encoded by the coding sequence ATGATGCGCAGCAGGCTGCAGGAAGCCCTCGCCGCCAAGGAGCGGATATTCGGCGGCTGGGTGGTCGGACCCACCAACATCGGACCCGAAGAGTTCGCTGCGGCCGGATACGACTACGTCGGGATCGACATCCAGCACGGCTATCTCGACGACGTCGACGTCGCGTTGCTGCTGCGCAGGCTCGAGCACGTTCCCATCGCCACCGCGGTGCGGCTGCCGTCGGCCGACCCGGCGCCGATCGGCCGCGTGCTCGACGCGGGCGCCGACGCGGTCATCATCGCCATGGTCGAGTCGCCCGAGCAGGCGGCCGCCGCCGTCGCGGCGACCCGGTATGCACCCGAGGGAGTGCGCAGCTTCGGGCCCCTGCGCGCGAGCCTCGGTGTCGATCCTGCCGATCACGAAGCGAGGACGAGCGTCTTCGCGATGATCGAGACCGCGAAAGGTCTTGCGGCGCTCGACGACATCTGCGCGGTGCCGGGTCTGACCGGTGTCTATGTCGGTCCCGCCGACCTCGCGATGTCGCTGGGGCACCGCCCGGCCGAGAGCCTGACCACGCCTGCCGTTCTCGACGCGGTCGCGCGCATTCGGTCCGCCGTGTCTGACGCCGGCCTCGTTCCCGCCATTCACGCCAACGCGGGTAAGCCAGGGAAGGCCATGGCCGACATGGGCTTTCGGATGATCAGCCTCGCATCGGAATCGCAGGCCTTGCGGCGTGGCGCCGCCGAACACCTCGAGGAGGCGCAGTGA
- a CDS encoding SDR family NAD(P)-dependent oxidoreductase, producing MTDRVALVTGAARGQGAAIVRRLHDDGYLVAACDVRADELAASIDGLDGVAAVSLDVTSEEQWNAAVREIVERFGSLTTLINNAGILHRASLEDETPAGFEGSWRFNCLGPFLGIRSTLAHLRVADGAAIVNTCSTGAIRPFPNHTAYGSSKWALRGLTQAAAAELAPAGIRVNAVFPGPIATPMLDAATQARLAEAAAFGRIGEPREVADAVAFLASQQASFITGSELVIDGGQILKIG from the coding sequence GTGACCGACCGGGTCGCGCTGGTGACCGGAGCCGCGCGAGGACAGGGTGCGGCGATCGTCAGACGGCTGCACGACGACGGGTATCTCGTCGCCGCATGCGATGTGCGTGCCGACGAGCTGGCGGCATCGATCGACGGCCTTGACGGGGTGGCCGCGGTGTCGCTCGACGTCACGTCCGAAGAGCAGTGGAACGCCGCCGTGCGCGAGATCGTCGAGCGGTTCGGATCCTTGACGACCTTGATCAACAACGCGGGCATCTTGCATCGGGCGTCGCTTGAGGACGAGACTCCCGCAGGCTTCGAGGGCAGCTGGCGGTTCAACTGCCTGGGACCGTTCCTCGGAATCCGTTCCACCCTCGCGCATCTCCGCGTCGCCGACGGCGCGGCCATCGTGAACACGTGCAGCACCGGCGCGATCCGGCCGTTCCCCAATCACACCGCGTACGGCTCGTCGAAGTGGGCGCTGCGCGGGCTCACGCAGGCGGCCGCTGCGGAGCTGGCTCCGGCGGGCATTCGCGTCAACGCCGTCTTCCCTGGTCCGATCGCGACACCGATGCTCGATGCCGCGACGCAGGCGCGCCTCGCGGAGGCGGCGGCTTTCGGGCGGATCGGCGAACCGCGCGAGGTCGCCGACGCCGTAGCGTTCTTGGCGTCCCAGCAGGCCTCGTTCATCACCGGGTCCGAGCTCGTCATCGACGGTGGCCAGATCCTGAAGATCGGGTGA
- a CDS encoding alpha/beta hydrolase: MRVDLSAEVLPVFRDSLNRRRRDEMRTIDVTDVAIEELRAGSVPVRIYRGGPSPAPAVIYCHSGGFVVGNLDIDHRQCVELARRGRCTVISVDYRLAPEHPFPAAIDDATAVLHWSSDNASRLQIDTDRLAVAGNSAGGALAACLAQRHASRIQFQLLHQPVLDDRPTPSAEEFDSTPGFDGPAVASMWRLYLSGAEGSADAAPGRSEELAGLPSALITCSELDPLRDEAIDYAMRLLQAGVATEMHVYARTCHGFDSFLPEWETSRQLYALQGTALAQAFGQIVDHAR, translated from the coding sequence ATGCGGGTCGATCTCTCGGCCGAAGTGCTTCCCGTGTTTCGCGACTCACTGAACCGGCGTCGGCGCGACGAGATGCGCACGATCGACGTCACCGACGTCGCCATCGAGGAGTTGCGGGCGGGTTCCGTGCCGGTTCGCATCTATCGAGGCGGGCCGTCGCCTGCCCCGGCGGTGATCTATTGCCACTCGGGCGGTTTCGTAGTGGGCAACCTCGACATCGACCATCGCCAGTGCGTGGAACTCGCCAGACGCGGCCGATGCACCGTCATCTCCGTCGACTACCGGCTGGCACCCGAGCATCCGTTCCCCGCTGCCATCGACGATGCGACGGCGGTACTCCACTGGTCGTCCGACAACGCGAGCCGACTGCAGATCGACACCGATCGACTGGCGGTGGCAGGCAACAGCGCAGGTGGTGCGTTGGCGGCCTGTCTCGCGCAGCGCCACGCCTCGCGAATCCAGTTCCAGCTGTTACATCAACCCGTGCTGGACGACCGGCCCACCCCCTCGGCGGAGGAGTTCGACTCCACGCCCGGATTCGACGGGCCTGCCGTCGCATCGATGTGGCGTCTCTATCTGTCCGGCGCCGAGGGCTCGGCAGACGCCGCCCCTGGCCGCAGCGAGGAACTCGCCGGCCTGCCGAGCGCGCTGATCACCTGTTCGGAGCTGGACCCGCTGCGAGACGAAGCGATCGACTACGCGATGCGTCTCTTGCAGGCGGGCGTGGCGACCGAGATGCACGTGTACGCGCGCACCTGTCACGGCTTCGATTCTTTTTTGCCGGAGTGGGAGACCAGCCGACAGCTGTATGCGTTACAGGGAACTGCATTGGCACAGGCCTTCGGGCAAATTGTCGATCACGCTCGGTGA
- a CDS encoding acyl-CoA dehydrogenase family protein — protein MDFSRVALSDDDESFRDDLRSFLNDIVTDEVLARDRATGENFDEGVHLALGKAGYLAADFKTGTDGGFSRIRKRIWDLEIGRAHTPWFHWGTTAMVARAVEAFGSPELKEEVLERTLAGEFRLCLGYTEPEGGSDVATAKTRAVRDGDEWVINGSKMFTSNAQNASYVYLITNTDPDAPKHQSLTMFLVPLDSPGVEIQALRTVDGDRTNITYYSDVRVPDRYRIGEANAGWSVLRDALNDEHGTVERGDDGLQKIAAMSEHVLVLAEALDKVASLTADEDSVRFRLGRGIARMEAAMSTPDMFGRVANAQVMRDVSPDLMDILGTASSLPGDEKGAVGDGGAEYAFRLAGPTGIYGGTLEVFRNMIAQHALGLGRPNYSPPARNSS, from the coding sequence ATGGACTTCTCCCGTGTGGCACTGTCCGACGACGACGAATCGTTCAGGGACGACCTCAGGTCGTTCCTGAACGACATCGTCACCGACGAGGTCCTCGCGCGTGACCGCGCGACCGGCGAGAACTTCGACGAGGGCGTGCATCTCGCACTCGGCAAGGCCGGTTACCTCGCCGCCGATTTCAAGACCGGCACCGACGGCGGCTTCAGTCGAATCCGTAAACGGATCTGGGACCTGGAGATCGGCCGCGCCCACACCCCGTGGTTTCACTGGGGGACGACGGCGATGGTGGCGCGCGCTGTCGAGGCGTTCGGCTCACCCGAGCTCAAGGAGGAGGTGCTCGAGCGCACCCTGGCCGGTGAGTTCCGGCTGTGCTTGGGCTACACCGAACCCGAGGGCGGCTCTGACGTCGCCACCGCCAAGACCCGTGCTGTCCGCGATGGTGACGAGTGGGTCATCAACGGCTCGAAGATGTTCACGTCGAACGCGCAGAACGCGTCGTACGTCTACCTGATCACGAACACGGACCCGGACGCACCGAAGCACCAGAGCCTCACCATGTTCCTCGTTCCGCTCGACTCGCCCGGTGTGGAGATTCAAGCGCTGCGGACGGTCGACGGTGACCGCACCAACATCACCTACTACAGCGACGTCCGCGTTCCCGACCGGTACCGCATCGGCGAGGCGAACGCGGGCTGGTCTGTGCTTCGCGATGCGCTGAACGACGAACACGGCACCGTCGAGCGCGGCGATGACGGGTTGCAGAAGATCGCCGCCATGTCTGAGCACGTCCTGGTGCTCGCCGAGGCGCTCGACAAGGTCGCGTCGCTTACGGCCGACGAGGATTCGGTGAGGTTCCGGCTCGGACGCGGTATCGCCCGCATGGAGGCCGCGATGAGCACGCCGGACATGTTCGGCAGGGTCGCAAATGCGCAAGTCATGCGCGATGTCTCACCGGATCTGATGGACATTCTCGGGACGGCATCGAGTCTGCCAGGGGATGAGAAGGGGGCCGTCGGCGACGGCGGCGCCGAGTACGCGTTCCGGCTGGCCGGGCCGACCGGCATCTACGGCGGCACGCTCGAGGTGTTCCGGAACATGATCGCCCAGCACGCACTCGGCCTCGGCAGGCCGAACTACTCGCCGCCGGCGCGGAACAGTTCCTAG